One Pseudomonas muyukensis DNA segment encodes these proteins:
- a CDS encoding cell wall hydrolase: MPPAWILFGLSLLASPLLHAADSPKAAIAEDKAQALEEKVVEDAPPPKPQETLKPSEVQAVDPAGQAPMDDSITCLARTIYWEAKGADDRDMRAVASVVLNRLGHDGFPNSICAVVKQGVESKSCQFSWWCDGRPDQVEEAERYAVAKEIARKALNQQLKDPTGGALYFHDRNVKPDWAKAYRKSAETRHFLFYRPNPALAH, encoded by the coding sequence ATGCCCCCTGCCTGGATACTGTTCGGCCTGTCACTGCTCGCCAGCCCCCTGCTCCATGCCGCCGACAGCCCCAAGGCAGCGATCGCCGAAGACAAGGCGCAAGCACTCGAAGAAAAGGTGGTCGAAGACGCGCCGCCGCCAAAGCCGCAGGAAACCCTGAAACCCAGCGAGGTACAGGCCGTCGACCCGGCCGGCCAGGCACCGATGGACGACAGCATCACCTGCCTGGCCCGCACTATTTACTGGGAAGCCAAGGGCGCCGATGACCGGGACATGCGCGCGGTGGCCAGCGTGGTGCTCAACCGCCTGGGGCACGACGGCTTCCCCAACAGCATCTGCGCGGTGGTCAAGCAAGGCGTGGAAAGCAAGAGCTGCCAGTTTTCCTGGTGGTGCGACGGGCGCCCCGACCAGGTGGAGGAAGCCGAGCGCTATGCCGTGGCCAAGGAAATCGCGCGCAAGGCGCTCAACCAGCAACTCAAGGATCCTACCGGCGGCGCGCTGTACTTCCATGACCGCAACGTCAAGCCCGACTGGGCCAAGGCCTACCGCAAGAGCGCCGAAACCCGGCACTTCCTGTTCTACCGGCCGAACCCGGCGTTGGCCCATTGA
- a CDS encoding CAP domain-containing protein codes for MRVPSVACLFGLTLGLLASSGAQAFTGEEAQLIDTINRYRSQAQRCAGEASLELPPLNSDTRLALSPEGTRDLQQAMTRAAYPMVNVQAISLSGPRDAKAAMKAVEESFCQVVLDPQFVDIGVSQEGRDWRIVLARPLLSGRLGDWQAEGQKLLQEVNAARNLPRQCGGQPYPAAPALTWSTTLAGVAATHTRNMANQNFFDHIDRDGRTPGDRAELAGYLYRQIGENIAAGRDTARKVVDGWLASPGHCATLMNPDFRELGAAYAVDPKSDAGIYWTGLFGTPQ; via the coding sequence ATGCGCGTCCCATCCGTTGCCTGCCTCTTCGGCCTGACGCTGGGCCTGCTCGCCAGCAGCGGCGCCCAGGCCTTCACCGGCGAAGAAGCGCAACTGATCGATACGATCAACCGTTACCGCAGCCAGGCCCAGCGCTGCGCTGGCGAAGCCTCGCTGGAACTGCCGCCGCTCAACAGCGACACGCGCCTGGCGCTGTCGCCGGAAGGCACCCGCGACCTGCAGCAGGCCATGACCCGCGCCGCCTACCCCATGGTCAACGTGCAAGCCATCAGCCTGTCTGGCCCGCGCGACGCCAAGGCGGCGATGAAGGCCGTCGAGGAAAGCTTCTGCCAGGTGGTGCTCGACCCGCAGTTCGTCGATATCGGCGTCAGCCAGGAAGGCCGCGACTGGCGCATCGTCCTGGCCCGGCCACTGCTCAGCGGTCGTCTGGGCGACTGGCAGGCCGAAGGCCAGAAGCTGCTGCAGGAAGTCAACGCCGCGCGCAACCTGCCGCGCCAGTGCGGCGGCCAGCCCTACCCGGCCGCCCCGGCCCTGACCTGGAGCACGACCCTGGCCGGGGTCGCCGCCACCCACACGCGCAACATGGCCAACCAGAACTTCTTCGACCATATCGACCGCGACGGCCGCACCCCAGGCGACCGCGCGGAGCTGGCCGGCTACCTGTACCGGCAGATCGGCGAGAACATCGCCGCCGGGCGCGACACCGCGCGCAAGGTGGTCGATGGCTGGCTGGCCAGCCCTGGGCATTGCGCCACCCTGATGAACCCGGACTTCCGTGAACTGGGCGCGGCCTATGCCGTGGACCCGAAGAGCGATGCCGGCATCTACTGGACGGGGTTGTTCGGTACGCCGCAGTAG
- a CDS encoding GlxA family transcriptional regulator: MTPDLRLLILPLPAFALLPFGGFLDKLRFSADDEDYSRQRYCSWRILGLDATPVESSSGAVVQVELTAQQLDWSDFDYLVLFGGRNAAATAALAPRYKPLLRQAVKAGVKLVSIDNAAFLLAACGLLEGHKVVLHWRHEAEFRASFPQLQVLTEQLYCFDGARISCAGGTAAIDLAVALIAQSSGRARALKGLADMLVDESRDSRHALRSLEAGPEQARAVQRASALMRHHLAAPVTIEALAAELGISRRQLDRQFQASHGMSAKAWWLEMRLQQARWRLLNSSHSLAQIADEVGMGDASYLGKWVRRRFGCTAQALRRS, encoded by the coding sequence ATGACACCCGACCTACGCTTGCTGATCCTGCCCTTGCCGGCGTTCGCGCTGCTGCCCTTTGGCGGTTTTCTCGACAAATTGCGGTTTTCGGCCGATGACGAGGACTACAGCCGCCAGCGCTACTGCAGTTGGCGCATCCTCGGGCTCGATGCCACCCCGGTGGAATCGAGCAGTGGCGCGGTGGTGCAGGTGGAGCTGACCGCGCAACAGCTGGACTGGAGCGACTTCGATTACCTGGTGCTGTTCGGTGGGCGCAATGCCGCGGCCACCGCGGCGCTGGCCCCGCGCTACAAACCTTTGCTGCGCCAGGCGGTGAAGGCGGGGGTGAAGCTGGTGAGCATCGACAACGCGGCGTTCCTGCTGGCCGCCTGCGGTTTGCTGGAGGGCCACAAGGTGGTGCTGCACTGGCGCCACGAGGCCGAGTTTCGCGCGTCGTTCCCGCAGCTACAGGTGCTGACCGAGCAGTTGTACTGCTTCGATGGCGCGCGCATCAGTTGTGCCGGCGGCACCGCCGCCATCGACCTGGCGGTGGCCCTGATCGCCCAGTCCAGTGGCCGGGCCCGGGCGCTCAAGGGCCTGGCCGACATGCTGGTGGACGAGAGCCGCGACAGCCGCCATGCCCTGCGTTCGCTGGAGGCAGGGCCGGAGCAGGCGCGCGCGGTGCAACGGGCAAGCGCGCTGATGCGCCATCACCTGGCGGCGCCAGTGACCATCGAGGCCTTGGCCGCCGAGCTGGGTATCAGTCGGCGCCAGCTCGACCGCCAGTTCCAGGCCAGTCATGGCATGAGTGCCAAGGCCTGGTGGCTGGAGATGCGCTTGCAGCAGGCGCGCTGGCGGCTGCTCAACTCCAGCCACAGCCTGGCGCAGATCGCCGATGAAGTGGGCATGGGCGACGCCAGTTACCTGGGCAAGTGGGTGCGGCGGCGCTTTGGCTGCACGGCGCAGGCGTTGCGCAGGTCGTGA
- a CDS encoding LysE family translocator, with the protein MALDTWLIYLLASIGLSLTPGPNSLLALTHGALYGARRTLFTIVGGVFGFSALIALTMFGLSALLQASASLLGVLKWLGGAYLLWLGIQLWRSPALHLEQPQGSARLSNAGLFRQGCLSAMANPKVLLFYGAFLPQFIDPQRGLLLQFVVMAATFASVECLVEYLLARLAFRIRPWLAKGGRGFNRCCGGLFAVIGVALPLGR; encoded by the coding sequence ATGGCACTCGACACCTGGCTCATCTACCTGCTGGCCAGCATTGGCCTGTCGCTGACCCCCGGCCCCAACAGCCTGCTGGCCCTGACCCACGGCGCGCTATACGGTGCCCGGCGAACGCTGTTCACCATTGTTGGCGGGGTGTTCGGTTTCAGCGCCCTGATCGCCCTGACCATGTTCGGCCTGAGCGCCCTGCTGCAAGCCTCGGCCTCGCTGCTGGGCGTGCTCAAGTGGCTGGGCGGGGCCTATCTGCTGTGGCTGGGCATCCAGTTGTGGCGCAGCCCGGCGCTGCACCTGGAGCAGCCCCAGGGCAGCGCCCGGTTGAGCAATGCCGGGCTGTTCCGCCAGGGCTGCCTGTCGGCCATGGCCAACCCCAAGGTGCTGTTGTTCTACGGCGCCTTCCTGCCTCAGTTCATCGACCCGCAGCGTGGCTTGCTGCTGCAGTTCGTGGTGATGGCGGCGACCTTCGCCAGCGTCGAGTGCCTGGTCGAATACCTGCTGGCGCGCCTGGCGTTTCGTATTCGCCCGTGGCTGGCCAAGGGTGGCCGGGGCTTCAACCGTTGTTGCGGGGGATTGTTCGCGGTAATCGGCGTGGCCTTGCCACTGGGGCGTTAG
- a CDS encoding MFS transporter, giving the protein MHPSLAVAQPSVPGLSRALVILLAFCCGAIVANIYYAQPIVGLIAPDLGLSGERASLIVSLTQLGYALGLLLLVPLADLLENRRLMVATALLATLSLLLAGTRGHGQGAAFLAYAGLIGFSSVSVQMLIPLAAHLAPEQQRGRVVGNIMGGLLLGILLARPLSSLVADHFGWRVVFIGAAGVMLAIILLLALTLPRRVPEHKASYAGLMRSLLVLLRRYPLLRQRALYQALMFAAFSLYWTAVPLALAQEHGLSQSQIALFALVGAVGAVAAPLAGRLADAGHGRRASLLAMGLAPLALVIGVSAPGMSVIGLGLTGVLLDFTVQMNMVIGQREVYALDPASRGRLNALYMTSIFLGGAVGSALASGVYAQFGWGGVALLGAGLPAVALAVFLLVADGRGR; this is encoded by the coding sequence ATGCATCCTTCCCTGGCTGTCGCCCAGCCCTCGGTCCCCGGTCTGAGCCGGGCCCTGGTGATCCTGCTGGCGTTCTGCTGCGGCGCCATCGTCGCCAATATCTACTACGCGCAACCCATCGTCGGGCTGATCGCCCCGGACCTGGGCCTGTCCGGCGAGCGTGCCAGCCTGATCGTGTCCCTGACCCAGCTGGGCTATGCCCTGGGCCTGTTGCTGCTGGTGCCGTTGGCCGACTTGCTGGAAAACCGCCGGCTGATGGTCGCCACCGCGCTACTGGCCACGCTCAGTCTCTTGTTGGCCGGCACCCGTGGCCACGGCCAGGGGGCTGCGTTCCTGGCCTATGCCGGGTTGATCGGTTTCAGCTCGGTGTCGGTGCAGATGCTGATTCCCCTGGCGGCGCACCTGGCCCCCGAGCAGCAGCGCGGGCGGGTGGTGGGCAACATCATGGGCGGTTTGCTGCTGGGTATCCTGCTGGCGCGTCCGCTGTCGAGCCTGGTGGCCGATCACTTCGGCTGGCGCGTGGTGTTCATCGGCGCCGCCGGGGTGATGCTGGCGATCATCCTGCTGCTGGCGCTGACCCTGCCGCGCCGGGTGCCTGAGCACAAGGCCAGCTACGCCGGGCTGATGCGCTCGCTGCTGGTGCTGCTGCGCCGCTATCCGCTGCTGCGCCAGCGGGCGTTGTACCAGGCGCTGATGTTCGCCGCCTTCAGCCTGTACTGGACCGCCGTGCCCTTGGCGCTGGCGCAGGAACATGGCCTGAGCCAGAGCCAGATTGCCCTGTTCGCCCTGGTCGGGGCGGTGGGCGCGGTGGCGGCGCCGCTGGCCGGGCGCCTGGCCGATGCCGGGCATGGGCGGCGGGCGTCGCTGCTGGCGATGGGCTTGGCGCCGCTGGCGCTGGTGATTGGTGTCAGCGCGCCGGGCATGAGCGTGATTGGCCTGGGGCTGACCGGGGTGCTGCTGGATTTCACGGTGCAGATGAACATGGTGATCGGCCAGCGCGAGGTCTATGCGCTGGACCCGGCCAGCCGCGGGCGGCTCAATGCGCTGTACATGACCAGCATCTTCCTCGGCGGGGCCGTGGGCTCGGCGCTGGCCAGCGGGGTATACGCGCAGTTCGGCTGGGGCGGCGTGGCGCTGCTGGGGGCGGGGTTGCCGGCGGTGGCGCTGGCGGTGTTCCTGCTGGTCGCGGATGGGCGAGGCCGTTGA
- a CDS encoding LysR family transcriptional regulator, translating into MDKLLAIKAFMATVEARGFSAAARKLGVATSSVSRLVDALEQDLGASLFNRSTRQVSLTEAGAGYYQRARDIVEALADADASVADRGEAPVGVLRLCLPVEFGRRVIAPHLGAFLARHPGLELDIDLSDRFDDLLEGRYDLTIRLGEPAPSDELVCRRLGHFQRWLVASPAYLAARAPLQQPQQLADCACLRFRYGQAARPWRLRQGQQTLELNVAGPLRSANADLLREAAIAGSGVALLADWLVRGDVEAGRLHRLFADWEVSPGIASTGINALYLPNHRGSRRVMAFVAFCEALLAG; encoded by the coding sequence ATGGACAAGCTGCTGGCGATCAAGGCGTTCATGGCCACTGTCGAGGCCCGGGGGTTTTCCGCCGCCGCGCGCAAGCTCGGCGTGGCGACCTCGTCGGTGTCGCGGTTGGTCGACGCCCTGGAGCAGGACCTGGGCGCCAGCCTGTTCAATCGCTCGACCCGCCAGGTGAGCCTGACCGAAGCCGGTGCCGGTTACTACCAGCGTGCGCGGGATATCGTCGAGGCCCTGGCCGATGCCGATGCCAGCGTCGCCGACCGTGGCGAGGCGCCGGTGGGGGTGCTGCGCCTGTGCCTGCCGGTGGAGTTCGGGCGGCGGGTGATCGCCCCGCACCTGGGCGCGTTTCTGGCGCGCCACCCGGGGCTGGAGCTGGACATCGACCTGAGCGATCGCTTCGACGACCTGCTCGAGGGTCGCTACGACCTGACCATCCGCCTCGGCGAGCCTGCCCCCAGCGACGAACTGGTGTGCCGCCGCTTGGGGCATTTCCAGCGTTGGCTGGTGGCCAGCCCGGCTTACCTGGCGGCGCGGGCGCCCTTGCAGCAGCCGCAACAACTGGCCGATTGCGCCTGCCTGCGCTTTCGCTACGGCCAGGCTGCCCGGCCCTGGCGGCTGCGCCAGGGGCAGCAGACCCTGGAGCTGAATGTCGCCGGGCCCCTGCGCAGCGCCAACGCCGACCTGTTGCGCGAGGCCGCCATTGCCGGCAGTGGCGTCGCGCTGCTGGCCGACTGGCTGGTGCGCGGCGATGTCGAGGCCGGGCGCCTGCACCGCCTGTTCGCCGACTGGGAGGTCAGCCCCGGCATCGCCAGCACCGGGATCAATGCCTTGTACCTGCCCAACCACCGCGGTTCGCGGCGAGTGATGGCGTTCGTGGCGTTCTGCGAGGCACTGCTGGCAGGCTGA
- a CDS encoding cupin, with product MPGNLFTALPPLDAQAEEQLSTLLERPGVRIERIVSTGQASPPGFWYDQDEGEWVVLLSGSAGLQLAHENLPRVLRAGDHLDIPAHCRHRVAWTEPGVATVWLAVFYRA from the coding sequence ATGCCTGGCAACCTGTTCACCGCCCTGCCGCCCCTGGACGCCCAGGCCGAGGAGCAATTGAGCACCCTGCTCGAACGCCCGGGCGTGCGCATCGAGCGCATCGTTTCCACTGGCCAGGCCAGCCCGCCCGGCTTCTGGTACGACCAGGACGAAGGCGAATGGGTGGTGCTGCTCAGCGGCAGCGCCGGGCTGCAGTTGGCGCATGAAAACCTGCCTCGCGTGCTGCGCGCTGGCGATCACCTGGACATCCCCGCCCACTGCCGCCACCGGGTGGCCTGGACCGAACCCGGCGTGGCGACGGTGTGGCTGGCGGTGTTCTATCGCGCCTGA
- a CDS encoding MATE family efflux transporter, producing the protein MTARVSSTPVAWLGELPGLLRLALPLVLGLSAAELISLTDTVLLASLGTVVLACVALTSSAGLIFHAGLYGMLATLSVRVGHAHGADDPADVARTLRSGLGYGLLVGSLGCLVMLASLPLLQWLGVPLPDVALLTPYWQAMALFLIPYCLAVVFKDVLEAIGRPWVAVLLVMSAVLFNIPLSYGLIHGHFGLPALGLVGAGIAGVIAESLAVALALAYWCLAPSLARYRLAPQGPHLGWKTLLGEGWPLGLGYLAEAGAVVIAAWMLGWLGNAALAANQVVQSIGALLYMLPLGMAAAVSIRISQAQGRGQTTRIRAIGSATFISVTAWMLVATVLLALFGRRIAEAMSDDPQVIAIAVPMFVVVAAMQVADGLQSTALGALRGLQDYRWPVGVTMVSYWLLALPLSYWLAFHSALGAVGVWVGFASGLTVAALLLPWRFYQLQRPAPRGAALQAR; encoded by the coding sequence GTGACTGCCCGTGTTTCATCGACCCCGGTGGCCTGGCTGGGCGAACTGCCCGGCCTGCTGCGCCTGGCCTTGCCCCTGGTGCTGGGCTTGTCGGCCGCCGAGCTGATCAGCCTGACCGACACCGTGCTGCTGGCATCGCTGGGCACCGTGGTACTGGCCTGTGTCGCCCTGACCAGCAGCGCCGGGCTGATTTTCCACGCAGGCTTGTACGGCATGCTCGCGACCCTGAGTGTGCGCGTCGGCCATGCCCATGGCGCCGATGACCCGGCTGATGTGGCGCGCACCTTGCGTAGCGGGCTTGGCTACGGCCTGCTGGTCGGCAGCCTCGGCTGCCTGGTGATGCTCGCCAGCTTGCCGCTGCTGCAATGGCTGGGCGTGCCGCTGCCTGATGTGGCGCTGTTGACGCCGTACTGGCAGGCCATGGCGCTGTTCCTGATCCCCTATTGCCTGGCGGTGGTGTTCAAGGACGTGCTGGAGGCCATCGGCCGGCCGTGGGTGGCTGTGCTGCTGGTGATGAGCGCGGTGCTGTTCAATATCCCGCTGAGCTATGGCCTGATCCATGGTCATTTCGGCCTGCCGGCCCTGGGCCTGGTCGGGGCGGGGATCGCCGGGGTGATCGCCGAGTCGTTGGCGGTCGCCTTGGCCCTGGCCTACTGGTGCCTGGCGCCCTCGCTGGCACGCTACCGCCTGGCGCCCCAGGGGCCGCACCTGGGCTGGAAGACCTTGCTCGGCGAGGGCTGGCCATTGGGCCTGGGCTACCTGGCCGAGGCCGGCGCGGTGGTGATCGCCGCCTGGATGCTCGGCTGGCTGGGCAACGCGGCCCTGGCGGCCAATCAGGTGGTGCAGTCGATCGGCGCGCTGCTGTACATGCTGCCGCTGGGCATGGCGGCGGCGGTGAGCATCCGCATCAGCCAGGCCCAGGGCCGTGGCCAGACCACGCGCATCCGCGCCATCGGCAGCGCCACCTTCATCAGCGTCACGGCCTGGATGCTGGTGGCCACGGTGCTGCTGGCGCTGTTTGGCCGGCGCATCGCCGAGGCCATGAGCGACGACCCGCAGGTGATCGCCATCGCCGTGCCGATGTTCGTGGTGGTCGCCGCCATGCAAGTGGCCGACGGCTTGCAGTCCACCGCGCTGGGGGCCCTGCGCGGCTTGCAGGATTACCGCTGGCCGGTGGGGGTGACGATGGTCAGCTACTGGTTGCTGGCGCTGCCGCTGAGCTACTGGCTGGCGTTCCATTCGGCGCTGGGCGCGGTAGGGGTGTGGGTCGGCTTTGCCAGCGGCCTGACGGTGGCGGCGCTGCTGCTGCCCTGGCGCTTCTACCAGCTGCAGCGGCCGGCGCCGCGCGGTGCTGCGCTTCAGGCGCGATAG
- a CDS encoding TetR/AcrR family transcriptional regulator: MPAPRRSRAAMSADTTERLIAAARRQFAEKGFAAVVMDDLCAEVGLTRGALHHHFGGKAGLFSAVVQHLLDAINQALDARYDSHTDPWEGYIDTCLHYYDLLHDPALRRILLQDAPAVLGPRLRELEEASYIGPMVQGLVELQQAGRLRAFDAVAMAHLINGAMGDSGMWVVAQDDPQQAAERVKAALRCLLEGLQL; encoded by the coding sequence ATGCCCGCCCCTCGCCGCAGCCGCGCCGCCATGAGCGCCGACACCACCGAACGGCTGATTGCCGCCGCCCGCCGCCAGTTCGCCGAAAAGGGCTTCGCTGCCGTGGTCATGGACGACCTGTGCGCCGAGGTCGGCCTGACGCGTGGCGCCCTGCACCACCATTTCGGCGGCAAGGCCGGGCTGTTCAGCGCCGTAGTCCAGCACCTGCTGGACGCGATCAACCAGGCCCTGGATGCCCGCTACGACAGCCATACCGACCCGTGGGAGGGCTACATCGACACCTGCCTGCACTACTACGACCTGCTGCACGACCCGGCCTTGCGGCGGATCCTGCTGCAGGACGCCCCGGCCGTGCTCGGCCCGCGGTTGCGCGAGCTGGAGGAAGCCAGCTACATCGGGCCGATGGTCCAGGGCCTGGTGGAGTTGCAGCAGGCCGGGCGGTTGCGGGCGTTCGATGCCGTGGCCATGGCCCATTTGATCAACGGCGCGATGGGCGACAGCGGGATGTGGGTGGTTGCCCAGGACGATCCGCAACAGGCCGCCGAGCGGGTGAAAGCAGCGCTGCGCTGTTTGCTGGAAGGCTTGCAACTGTAG
- a CDS encoding transposase translates to MGFRNVPAEEKAEAVRLVVEMNYSVPKACEQMGIGPTALRRWVRAWRKEHEGATQTTRPQDQELIDSLKARLELLEAENDVLKKQLPSHLRALFCRRK, encoded by the coding sequence ATGGGTTTTCGTAACGTTCCTGCTGAAGAAAAGGCCGAAGCTGTTCGCTTGGTCGTGGAAATGAACTACTCCGTGCCCAAGGCATGTGAGCAGATGGGAATAGGGCCTACAGCCCTGCGACGCTGGGTTCGAGCATGGCGCAAGGAGCATGAAGGAGCCACGCAAACGACTCGGCCTCAAGACCAGGAACTCATTGATTCACTGAAGGCCAGACTAGAGCTGCTGGAGGCCGAGAACGACGTTCTAAAAAAGCAGTTGCCCTCTCATCTGAGGGCACTGTTCTGCCGAAGAAAGTGA
- a CDS encoding IS3 family transposase, whose product MIARLKGRLSTRHLCRLLSVPRSSHYASRKPRLIKPIERRLEKEIRQLHRTFRGALGSRGFSKELRKKGFAVGRYRMRSLMKRLDLHWKRPRYAHYRRATKPAPTAANLLDRRFNPVHPNVRWAGDITYIRAGGRWLYMAVVMDLFSRRIVGWACSKTADTDLSLRALRLAVALRKPGSGLMFHSDQGCQYTSDRFVGYLAEKSIVQSMSRRANCWDNAVVERYFRTLKQDWVPEDGYTNHREAEKDVMEFIAHYNHHRCHYASNDLPPATFEELAA is encoded by the coding sequence GTGATCGCACGGCTCAAGGGTCGACTGTCCACGCGTCATTTGTGTCGACTTCTGAGCGTGCCACGTAGCAGTCACTACGCGAGCCGTAAGCCTCGGCTGATCAAGCCCATTGAGCGACGCTTGGAAAAGGAAATACGCCAATTGCACAGGACATTTCGCGGTGCTTTGGGTAGTCGAGGTTTTTCCAAGGAACTGCGAAAAAAAGGGTTCGCGGTCGGGCGCTATCGCATGCGTAGCTTGATGAAGAGGCTGGATCTGCACTGGAAACGCCCGCGCTACGCGCATTATCGGCGAGCCACGAAACCAGCCCCTACAGCTGCCAATCTCCTGGATCGCCGCTTCAACCCCGTGCATCCCAACGTGCGGTGGGCGGGAGATATCACCTACATACGGGCAGGTGGACGCTGGCTGTACATGGCAGTGGTGATGGACCTGTTTTCCCGCCGGATCGTGGGTTGGGCCTGTTCGAAAACAGCTGATACCGATCTCTCGCTCCGGGCCTTGCGGTTAGCTGTTGCCCTGCGCAAACCGGGTTCTGGATTGATGTTTCATTCTGACCAGGGGTGTCAGTACACCTCTGATCGTTTTGTAGGGTATTTGGCTGAAAAGAGTATCGTGCAGAGCATGAGCCGACGAGCCAATTGCTGGGATAACGCCGTTGTAGAACGCTACTTCAGGACGTTGAAGCAGGACTGGGTACCGGAGGATGGTTATACAAATCACAGAGAGGCGGAGAAAGATGTGATGGAGTTTATTGCTCACTACAACCATCACCGCTGTCACTACGCTTCGAACGATCTGCCACCAGCTACTTTTGAGGAGCTGGCGGCCTAA